A region of Nostoc sp. 'Peltigera membranacea cyanobiont' N6 DNA encodes the following proteins:
- a CDS encoding ribonuclease R family protein yields MEFSIATLLANFTDDKLVARKVLEKKLGCEDEKSLQKLHIALDVLEKIGILVKERGKYRRISEEGIIEAKLRCSSKGFCFAIQDVEGAEDIYIRESHLSNAWNGDRVLVRVLKEGSRRRSPEGEVKLILERSNHTLLARIKQVETGFRAVPLDDRLLFELKIQPNEAKLEEAIDHLVHVEVLRYPLAQYPPLGRVVQILGSDAEAAADIDLVTCKHDLSRTFPDHVLEAAAKLPKKLLKADLKNRLDLRNLFTLTIEGVNGDTKVIENAFSLEKNLAGNWLLGVHITDVSHYVQPDEALDREALKRGKSVYLGELVLPILPPIVTERCSLVPGSDRLTISFLITIDPKSGEVLEWEIQPSVINVETALSTEEAQAILTGVAQDKSSQVSQILQDLQALQIAVKQVRLTRGSLQLNLPPSQNAYYDEGILGAVVVNDLPVRSLLTELVLLVNQLVATHLNALGVPAIWRVQGTPDVEDVQEMLKLAVNLGVDLTLDPEVDIQPLDYQHLTTAFAESPSEQVLTYLLQDTLKPSAYSTTKGSHFGLALPQYVHFSAPLRRYPDLLMQRVYYTLLENGRDRRNTRVRERVNLRHSSSHEEINWNVLPPELQQELQSDLTRVIVQLNDREKEVQEAEADLAGLQKAQLMKQRIGQVFQGVITGVQSYGFFVEIEVPAAEVESSSNPGVPLRVEGLVHVSSLKDDWYEYRARQQALFGRKNRASYRLGDRVAVQVKSVDYYRQQIDLVTVGSDGVPKSSIGNGSNEELSDLYLPSDMEPDDLDPYSEDE; encoded by the coding sequence ATGGAATTTTCAATCGCTACACTCCTTGCCAATTTCACTGATGATAAATTGGTAGCTCGGAAGGTTTTAGAAAAGAAACTTGGCTGTGAAGATGAAAAAAGTTTACAAAAACTTCACATTGCCTTAGATGTTCTGGAAAAAATCGGTATTTTAGTGAAGGAACGGGGCAAGTATCGCCGCATTTCAGAAGAGGGAATAATCGAGGCAAAACTCCGTTGTTCTAGTAAAGGCTTTTGCTTTGCTATTCAAGATGTGGAAGGAGCCGAGGATATTTACATCCGCGAAAGTCATTTGAGTAATGCTTGGAATGGCGATCGCGTTTTGGTTAGAGTTCTTAAAGAAGGCAGCCGCCGCCGCTCTCCCGAAGGGGAGGTGAAGCTGATTCTCGAACGCTCTAACCACACGTTATTGGCACGAATCAAGCAGGTGGAAACTGGTTTTAGGGCTGTGCCTTTAGATGACCGATTGCTGTTTGAACTGAAGATCCAACCTAACGAGGCAAAGTTAGAAGAAGCGATCGATCACCTGGTTCATGTGGAAGTTTTGCGTTACCCGTTGGCACAATATCCTCCCCTTGGTCGAGTGGTACAAATCCTCGGTAGCGATGCCGAAGCTGCTGCTGATATAGATTTAGTTACGTGCAAACACGACCTTTCCCGGACTTTTCCCGATCATGTTCTCGAAGCCGCCGCTAAGTTACCCAAAAAACTACTCAAAGCAGACCTGAAAAATCGGCTGGATTTGCGTAATTTATTTACTCTCACCATTGAAGGGGTAAATGGTGACACTAAAGTTATAGAAAACGCTTTTAGTTTAGAAAAAAACTTAGCCGGAAATTGGCTTTTGGGCGTTCATATCACCGATGTTTCTCACTATGTCCAACCAGATGAAGCCCTAGATAGAGAAGCACTCAAACGGGGTAAATCAGTATATCTGGGAGAATTAGTGCTGCCAATTTTGCCCCCAATTGTGACAGAGCGTTGTTCTTTAGTCCCTGGAAGCGATCGCTTAACTATCTCTTTTTTAATTACCATCGATCCCAAATCTGGAGAAGTGTTGGAGTGGGAAATTCAACCCAGTGTAATTAATGTAGAGACAGCACTGAGTACCGAAGAAGCCCAAGCAATTCTCACTGGTGTTGCACAAGATAAATCATCACAGGTTTCTCAAATCCTGCAAGACCTGCAAGCCTTGCAAATAGCCGTCAAACAGGTACGATTGACTCGTGGTAGCCTCCAATTGAATCTGCCGCCCAGCCAAAACGCTTACTATGATGAAGGGATTCTTGGCGCTGTGGTGGTGAATGACTTACCAGTGCGATCGCTACTCACGGAGTTGGTACTGTTAGTTAATCAACTGGTAGCAACTCACTTAAATGCTCTTGGTGTTCCCGCTATCTGGAGAGTCCAAGGCACACCCGATGTCGAAGATGTTCAGGAAATGCTGAAATTGGCAGTCAATTTAGGCGTTGACCTGACGCTAGATCCAGAAGTTGATATCCAACCTTTAGATTATCAGCATTTGACCACAGCTTTTGCGGAATCTCCCTCTGAGCAAGTTCTTACTTACTTATTGCAAGATACTCTCAAGCCGTCGGCATACAGCACTACTAAAGGATCTCACTTTGGTCTGGCACTACCGCAATATGTCCACTTTAGTGCCCCTTTGCGGCGTTACCCAGATTTGCTGATGCAGAGAGTGTATTACACCCTACTCGAAAACGGACGCGATCGCCGCAATACCCGTGTCAGAGAGCGGGTTAACCTCCGCCACTCCTCCAGCCACGAGGAAATTAACTGGAACGTTTTACCCCCAGAATTGCAACAAGAACTGCAAAGCGATTTGACTAGGGTAATTGTTCAACTCAACGACCGAGAAAAAGAAGTCCAAGAAGCCGAAGCCGATTTAGCTGGACTGCAAAAAGCCCAACTAATGAAGCAACGCATTGGTCAGGTATTTCAAGGTGTGATTACCGGCGTTCAATCCTATGGTTTCTTTGTGGAAATTGAAGTCCCAGCCGCCGAAGTAGAGTCCAGCAGTAATCCTGGTGTACCTTTGCGGGTTGAAGGATTGGTACACGTCAGTTCTCTCAAAGACGATTGGTATGAATATCGCGCCAGACAACAGGCACTATTTGGGCGTAAAAATCGCGCTTCTTATAGACTAGGCGATCGCGTCGCCGTCCAAGTTAAGAGTGTCGATTACTACCGTCAGCAAATTGATTTGGTAACTGTCGGCAGCGATGGTGTACCCAAAAGTTCAATTGGCAATGGTTCTAATGAAGAGCTTTCAGACCTTTACTTACCAAGTGATATGGAGCCTGATGACCTAGATCCTTACTCGGAAGACGAGTAA
- a CDS encoding flavin prenyltransferase UbiX: MSNNTKPLILGVSGASGLIYAVRAIKFLLEADYSIELVASKSTYMVWQSEQEIRMPPEPTGQEQFWREQAGVALSGKLRCHPWGDVGAGIASGSFATQGMIIIPCSMSTVAKLAVGLSSDLLERAADVQLKEGRKLVIVPRETPFSLIHLRNLTSLAEVGVRIVPAIPAWYHNPQTIEDLVDFVVARALDQLDIDCIPIQRWEGRR; the protein is encoded by the coding sequence GTGTCAAATAACACTAAGCCCCTAATTTTAGGCGTATCGGGCGCATCTGGTCTGATTTACGCTGTTCGCGCGATCAAATTTTTGCTAGAAGCCGATTATAGTATTGAATTGGTTGCCTCTAAATCTACTTACATGGTTTGGCAGTCAGAACAGGAAATTCGGATGCCACCAGAACCAACCGGGCAAGAACAATTTTGGCGAGAGCAAGCTGGAGTTGCCCTTTCAGGTAAACTCCGCTGCCATCCCTGGGGTGACGTTGGAGCCGGGATTGCTAGTGGTTCCTTTGCGACTCAAGGGATGATAATTATTCCATGCAGCATGAGCACAGTAGCAAAGCTGGCGGTTGGCTTGAGTTCCGATTTACTAGAACGGGCAGCAGATGTCCAACTTAAAGAAGGGCGAAAGTTGGTCATTGTCCCTCGGGAAACGCCTTTTAGCCTCATCCACCTGCGTAACTTAACCTCTTTAGCTGAAGTTGGAGTGAGAATTGTCCCCGCTATTCCCGCCTGGTATCATAATCCCCAAACCATCGAGGATTTAGTTGATTTTGTCGTTGCCCGTGCTTTAGATCAACTAGATATTGACTGCATCCCGATTCAGAGGTGGGAAGGTCGTCGCTAA
- a CDS encoding thioredoxin domain-containing protein: MTNRLAEAKSLYLRKHAENPIDWWPWCDEALATARAQNKPIFLSIGYSSCHWCTVMEGEAFSDIAIAHFMNANYLPIKVDREERPDLDSIYMQALQMMSGQGGWPLNIFLSPEDLVPFYAGTYFPVDPRYGRPGFLQVLQALRRYYDTEKAELQQRKALIVESLLTSAVLQSGTTTELEDRELLRQGWETSTGVITPNQSGNSFPMIPYTELALRGTRFNFESRYDGKQVCTQRGLDLALGGIYDHVAGGFHRYTVDPTWTVPHFEKMLYDNGQIVEYLGNLWSAGIQEPAFERAIAGTVQWLKREMTAPEGYFYASQDADSFTESTAVEPEEGAFYVWSYSEVQQLLTPEELTELQEEFTVTPNGNFEGRNVLQRRNSGKLSETLETALSKLFTVRYGVSSESLKTFPPARNNQEAKTTNWPGRIPSVTDTKMIVAWNSLMISGLAKAAGVFQEPSYLELAARAANFILENQFVDGRFQRLNYQGEPTVLAQSEDYALFIKALLDLQASNPENQQWLENAIAIQDEFNEFLWSVELGGYNNTSSDSSQYLIVRERSYTDNATPSANGIAIANLVRLALLTDNLDYLDLAELGLKAFKSVMHRAPQACPSLFTALDWYRNSTLIRSTTEQINSLIPKFLPASVFAVTSDLPEGSVGLVCQGLKCLAPAESVEHLLQQVEKSQVRA; this comes from the coding sequence GTGACTAATCGCCTTGCTGAAGCTAAGAGCCTCTATCTCCGCAAACACGCCGAAAACCCAATTGATTGGTGGCCTTGGTGTGACGAAGCACTTGCAACTGCAAGGGCGCAAAATAAACCGATTTTTCTCTCCATTGGTTACTCTAGTTGCCACTGGTGTACTGTCATGGAAGGCGAAGCTTTTTCTGATATTGCGATCGCCCACTTCATGAATGCTAATTATCTTCCCATCAAAGTAGACAGGGAAGAAAGACCTGACCTCGATAGCATCTATATGCAAGCTTTGCAGATGATGAGCGGTCAAGGAGGTTGGCCTTTAAATATTTTTCTTTCTCCTGAAGATTTAGTGCCGTTTTATGCTGGTACTTATTTTCCTGTAGACCCGCGCTATGGTCGTCCCGGATTTTTGCAGGTGTTGCAAGCTCTTCGCCGTTATTACGACACCGAAAAAGCAGAATTACAGCAACGCAAAGCCCTAATTGTTGAGTCTCTGCTAACGTCTGCGGTGTTACAGTCCGGTACAACAACTGAGCTTGAAGACCGGGAATTACTCCGCCAAGGTTGGGAAACTAGCACAGGTGTAATTACTCCTAATCAATCTGGTAATAGTTTTCCGATGATCCCCTACACAGAATTAGCACTGCGGGGAACTCGATTTAATTTTGAATCTCGCTACGATGGCAAGCAAGTTTGTACCCAGCGAGGACTAGACTTAGCGCTGGGAGGCATTTATGACCATGTAGCTGGTGGTTTTCACCGCTATACTGTTGACCCAACTTGGACAGTACCGCATTTTGAAAAGATGCTCTACGACAATGGACAAATTGTCGAGTATCTAGGAAATTTATGGAGTGCAGGAATCCAAGAACCAGCATTTGAAAGAGCGATCGCTGGTACTGTACAATGGCTAAAGCGGGAAATGACCGCGCCTGAAGGTTACTTCTATGCTTCTCAAGATGCCGATAGCTTCACTGAATCCACGGCTGTAGAACCAGAAGAAGGAGCTTTTTATGTTTGGAGTTACAGCGAAGTACAACAACTGTTAACACCTGAAGAATTAACGGAATTACAAGAAGAATTTACTGTTACCCCTAACGGCAACTTTGAAGGACGCAATGTTTTACAAAGAAGGAATTCAGGCAAACTGAGTGAAACACTAGAAACCGCACTGAGTAAGCTGTTTACCGTTCGCTATGGTGTTAGTTCTGAGTCCTTAAAAACTTTTCCCCCGGCTCGTAACAACCAGGAAGCAAAAACCACTAATTGGCCGGGTCGCATTCCCTCGGTGACAGATACGAAGATGATTGTCGCCTGGAATAGCTTGATGATTTCTGGACTAGCTAAGGCTGCTGGTGTTTTCCAAGAACCATCATATCTGGAATTAGCAGCACGAGCCGCGAATTTTATCTTAGAAAATCAGTTTGTCGATGGGCGTTTTCAGCGACTTAATTATCAAGGTGAACCGACTGTGTTAGCGCAGTCTGAAGATTACGCTTTGTTTATTAAAGCTTTGCTAGATTTACAAGCTTCCAACCCTGAGAATCAGCAATGGTTAGAAAATGCGATCGCTATCCAAGATGAATTTAACGAATTTCTCTGGAGTGTGGAATTAGGTGGTTACAATAACACATCAAGCGATTCTAGTCAATATTTAATTGTCAGAGAGCGGAGTTACACGGATAATGCGACACCATCAGCGAATGGAATTGCGATCGCTAATCTTGTGCGTCTCGCTCTACTCACCGATAATTTAGATTATTTGGATTTAGCGGAACTTGGTTTAAAAGCTTTTAAGAGTGTAATGCATCGCGCTCCCCAAGCTTGTCCTAGTTTGTTTACAGCTTTGGATTGGTATCGTAATTCTACTTTGATTCGCAGCACCACTGAGCAAATAAACTCGCTGATCCCCAAGTTTCTACCAGCATCTGTGTTTGCCGTAACATCTGATTTACCAGAGGGAAGCGTTGGGTTAGTTTGCCAAGGTTTGAAGTGTCTTGCACCAGCAGAAAGTGTAGAACATTTATTACAGCAAGTAGAGAAAAGTCAGGTGAGGGCGTGA
- the clpP gene encoding ATP-dependent Clp endopeptidase proteolytic subunit ClpP has translation MIPIVIEQSGRGERAFDIYSRLLRERIIFLGQQVDNNIANLIVAQLLYLDAEDPEKDIYMYINSPGGSVTAGMGIFDTMKHIRPDVCTICTGLAASMGAFLLSAGAKGKRMSLPHSRIMIHQPLGGAQGQATDIEIQAREILYHKKRLNDYLADHTGQPIERIAEDTERDFFMSPEEAREYGLIDQVIDRHAAGSRPAVAVV, from the coding sequence ATGATTCCTATCGTTATTGAACAATCGGGTCGAGGTGAACGCGCCTTTGACATCTACTCACGGCTGTTGCGTGAGCGCATCATCTTTTTGGGACAACAAGTTGACAACAACATTGCTAACTTGATTGTTGCCCAACTGCTGTATTTGGATGCTGAAGACCCGGAGAAGGACATTTATATGTACATCAATTCTCCCGGTGGTTCAGTGACGGCTGGTATGGGCATTTTTGACACTATGAAGCACATTCGCCCTGATGTCTGTACAATTTGTACCGGATTGGCGGCGAGTATGGGCGCTTTCCTCCTCAGCGCTGGTGCTAAGGGTAAACGGATGAGTTTACCCCATTCTCGGATTATGATTCATCAACCTCTCGGTGGCGCTCAAGGACAGGCGACTGATATTGAAATTCAGGCGCGGGAAATTTTGTACCATAAGAAGCGGCTAAATGACTATTTAGCTGACCATACAGGTCAACCAATTGAGCGCATTGCTGAAGATACTGAACGTGACTTTTTCATGTCACCAGAGGAAGCCAGAGAATACGGTTTGATTGACCAAGTGATTGACCGCCACGCTGCTGGTAGTCGTCCAGCAGTTGCTGTTGTTTAG